The proteins below come from a single Juglans regia cultivar Chandler chromosome 12, Walnut 2.0, whole genome shotgun sequence genomic window:
- the LOC118344061 gene encoding protein RALF-like 32, with the protein METMSISRVKSLKFCCLLALGLLHLIDGAASPASGYGYPPCYGSIAECNEEEDHELLMESETSRRFLAEQKRISYGVLNPNQPVCNGGGRGQAYSQNGGCLPPPSNPPSRGCSKYYRCRTGS; encoded by the coding sequence GGAAACAATGTCTATCTCTCGCGTGAAGTCTCTCAAATTCTGCTGCCTTCTTGCCCTGGGCCTCCTCCATCTCATCGACGGTGCAGCTTCACCGGCGAGCGGCTATGGTTACCCGCCATGCTACGGTTCGATTGCAGAGTGcaacgaagaagaagatcatgagCTGTTGATGGAGTCAGAGACAAGTCGAAGGTTTCTTGCAGAACAGAAAAGGATCTCATATGGGGTTCTGAACCCAAACCAGCCAGTCTGCAATGGCGGAGGTAGAGGTCAAGCGTATAGTCAAAATGGAGGCTGTCTACCACCCCCATCAAATCCTCCTAGTAGAGGTTGCTCTAAGTATTATCGTTGTAGGACTGGCTCCTGA